A region of Deltaproteobacteria bacterium DNA encodes the following proteins:
- a CDS encoding 4Fe-4S dicluster domain-containing protein produces MTLKLLKEDGLKKLVEAMNAADTRVVGPKKNEAGMVIYDEVSQVSQLDLDEIIGRYSPKDAFFPQHETVMRYKLDGTNVHVEPEKPTIKETVLLGVRPCDAAAVISLNSVFTWDYIDNLFTERKKKVTIISVACNNADESCFCTSVGYAPDGTEGSDILLKKTKEGGYLAEVVTEEGEALVARYSDIFLEGNEATEIEPIAEVADLGVSIDKIKAWLDDPKNFEHKVWDDLAAKCVGCGGCTFVCPTCHCFDLVDEPYGDQGKRVKNWDGCQFDHFTLHASGHNPREHQSQRWRNRFSCKFKIYPDRFEKKGCVGCGRCIRVCPVNVDITEAMTEISEMSV; encoded by the coding sequence ATGACACTTAAGCTGCTGAAAGAAGATGGCCTGAAAAAACTTGTTGAAGCGATGAATGCCGCTGATACGAGAGTCGTAGGACCTAAAAAGAACGAAGCCGGAATGGTGATATATGATGAGGTTTCTCAAGTGTCTCAACTTGACCTTGATGAAATAATTGGAAGGTACTCTCCTAAAGATGCTTTCTTTCCACAACATGAGACTGTCATGAGATATAAGCTCGATGGCACGAATGTTCATGTTGAGCCTGAAAAGCCCACCATTAAGGAGACTGTACTTCTGGGCGTGAGGCCTTGTGATGCAGCTGCTGTAATTTCATTAAACAGTGTTTTTACCTGGGATTACATAGACAACCTTTTTACTGAGCGTAAGAAGAAGGTAACCATCATTTCTGTTGCATGTAATAATGCTGATGAAAGTTGTTTCTGTACTTCTGTAGGTTATGCCCCTGATGGAACTGAGGGGAGTGATATCCTTCTTAAAAAGACAAAAGAGGGCGGTTATTTAGCTGAAGTAGTTACAGAAGAAGGGGAAGCTCTTGTTGCCAGGTACAGTGACATTTTTCTAGAAGGAAATGAGGCTACTGAAATAGAACCTATTGCTGAGGTAGCCGATCTGGGTGTGAGCATTGACAAAATTAAGGCATGGCTCGATGATCCTAAAAACTTCGAACATAAGGTTTGGGATGATCTGGCTGCCAAATGTGTCGGCTGTGGCGGATGCACCTTTGTTTGCCCAACCTGTCACTGCTTTGATCTTGTTGACGAACCATACGGTGATCAAGGCAAAAGAGTTAAAAACTGGGATGGATGTCAGTTTGATCATTTTACGCTTCATGCATCAGGCCATAATCCGAGAGAGCATCAGTCGCAAAGATGGAGAAACAGGTTTAGCTGTAAGTTCAAGATCTATCCTGACAGGTTTGAAAAGAAGGGCTGTGTAGGATGTGGTCGATGTATAAGGGTTTGTCCTGTTAATGTGGACATTACGGAAGCAATGACGGAAATCTCAGAGATGTCGGTTTAA
- a CDS encoding 4Fe-4S dicluster domain-containing protein: MMESLRSKAKELLQSGDVTTIIGYAAGTKKGKTKPYFAYTPEECEKLIFTPACVNNLVIYLTRKFDFMKKGKVAIVAKGCDIKTINVLIQENQFKREDILILGVTCDGVVDKEVVYDGNTLSDDEKSIKCITCDVNTPTDFDHLFGEGVESNALEPMTGGIYDEVDRVRGLSQSEKWNYWMEHFDRCIKCYACKKVCPLCYCDVCITEKNRPQWIETSAHSRGNYAWNIKRAMDLSGRCTFCGECDRSCPAEIPLNVINQEMSKLNYEAFEGYRAGYQTEEIPPFVSFKEDDKEDFIR; encoded by the coding sequence ATGATGGAATCTTTGCGCAGCAAGGCTAAGGAACTTCTACAAAGTGGTGATGTGACCACGATTATTGGTTACGCTGCCGGAACCAAGAAGGGTAAGACAAAGCCTTATTTTGCCTATACACCGGAAGAGTGTGAAAAACTGATATTTACACCTGCCTGCGTCAACAATCTTGTTATATATCTTACACGCAAGTTTGATTTTATGAAAAAAGGGAAAGTAGCCATTGTTGCAAAGGGTTGCGACATTAAGACTATTAACGTTCTCATCCAGGAGAACCAGTTTAAAAGAGAAGATATCCTAATTCTGGGAGTTACCTGTGATGGTGTTGTCGATAAGGAAGTTGTTTACGACGGAAACACTCTTAGCGATGATGAGAAATCGATAAAATGTATCACTTGCGATGTAAATACGCCTACCGACTTTGATCATCTATTTGGCGAGGGAGTGGAATCTAATGCCCTAGAACCAATGACCGGTGGTATTTATGATGAGGTTGATAGAGTCAGGGGATTATCTCAAAGTGAAAAGTGGAACTACTGGATGGAGCACTTTGACAGGTGCATTAAATGTTATGCCTGCAAAAAGGTTTGCCCCCTTTGTTATTGTGATGTTTGTATTACCGAGAAGAACAGACCACAGTGGATCGAAACAAGCGCCCATTCCAGAGGAAACTACGCATGGAATATTAAGCGTGCAATGGATTTGTCGGGCAGATGTACCTTCTGCGGCGAATGTGACAGGTCCTGTCCCGCTGAAATACCTTTGAATGTTATTAACCAGGAAATGTCCAAGCTCAATTACGAAGCCTTTGAGGGGTATAGAGCAGGATACCAGACTGAAGAGATACCACCTTTTGTCTCCTTCAAGGAAGACGATAAAGAAGATTTTATCAGGTAG